Proteins encoded by one window of Clostridium perfringens:
- the rplU gene encoding 50S ribosomal protein L21 has protein sequence MYAVLTTGGKQYRVQEGDVLFVEKLNAEVDSTVELTEVLAVAKDGEIKVGAPVVEGAKVVAKVLAQGKAKKVVVFKYKRKKDYRRKNGHRQPYTKIVIEKIEA, from the coding sequence ATGTACGCAGTATTAACTACAGGAGGAAAACAATACAGAGTTCAAGAAGGAGACGTATTATTCGTTGAAAAACTTAACGCTGAAGTTGACTCAACAGTTGAATTAACAGAAGTTCTTGCAGTCGCTAAAGACGGAGAAATCAAAGTTGGTGCACCAGTAGTTGAGGGTGCTAAGGTTGTAGCAAAAGTATTAGCTCAAGGAAAAGCTAAGAAAGTTGTTGTATTCAAATACAAAAGAAAGAAAGACTACAGAAGAAAAAATGGTCACAGACAACCTTACACTAAGATCGTTATCGAAAAGATCGAAGCTTAA